The Paenibacillus sp. genomic sequence GGGTGAACGCCGCCATTCGGGAGCGCATGCCCGAGGATTTGACGCTGGACCAATACGCGGTCATCCGCTACATGCGCAAGCGCGACCGCAGCACGTCGACCGAGATCGCGGATGTGTTCTGCGTCGGCAAAAGCTCCGTGACGGCGATCATCAACCGGCTGCATGACAAAGGGCTGATCGAACGATTCCCGGACGAGAAAGACCGCCGCGTGACGTCGCTGCGGCTGACGGACGAAGGCCGGCGGCTCGGGGACGCGATGGAGGATCGCATTCAGGAGCTCCTCAGCGGGTATTTGCAGCATTTCGACGTCAAAGAAGCTTTCGCATTCATCGAATTGTTCGAGAAGCTGGCCCATCTGCTCATGGAGCGAATGGGACCGGAGCGCGAAGAGGGAGGGAACGAATGATGCGCGCGATATTGAAATGGCGCTGGCTCGTCTTCGCGGCGTGGATCGCGGCGACGGCCGCGCTCGTCGTTGCCGCTCCGAACATGGAGGAGCTCGTCCGCACGAAAGGGCAAATCGAGGTGCCGGACGGCTATTCGTCTTCGGTCGCGGCGGAGCTGATCGACGAGCTGAACGCCGGGAAAGCGGAAGGCGGCGAAGGCGCTTCTGCGGTGCTCGTCCTGCACGACGGGGAGGGGCTCGGCGAGGAGGGGCTCGCAGCCGCGCGCGAGGCGATCGAGCGGCTCAAGGCCGGCGAGGCCGAGTACGGCATCACCGGCGTGACGACCCACTTCGATACGCCGGAGCTGGAAAGCCAGCTCGTGTCCGAAGACGGGACGACGGCGCTCGCGCTCGTGACGATCGATATGGGCGGACGGACGCCGGCCGAGGCGAAAGACGCGCTGTACGAAGCGATCGGAGACACCTCGCTCGAGCATTATTACACGGGCGGCTGGCTCATTTCGGAGGACGTCATTCAGAGTTCTCAGGCGGGGCTGAAAAAGACGGAATGGATTACGCTCGTGTTCATTCTGGCCATTTTGTTCGTCGTATTCCGCTCGGCGGTCGCGCCGTTCATTCCGCTCGTCGCGGTCGGCTTCAGCTACGTCGCGGCGCAGTCGATCGTCGCGTTCCTCGTGGACGGCTTCGATTTTCCGCTGTCGAATTTTACGCAGATTTTTCTCGTCGCCGTCCTGTTCGGCATCGGCACGGACTACTGCATTTTGCTGATCAGCCGGTTTAAGGAAGAGCTGGCGCATGCGGACAACGTGCAGGATGCGGTGCTGGCGACGTATCGGGCATCGGGCAAAACGGTGTTGTTTTCCGGCCTCGCGGTGCTCGTCGGCTTTACGTCGATCGGCTTCTCCAAGTTCGTGCTGTACCAATCGGCCGCCGCGGTCGCCGTCGGGGTCGCGGTGATGCTGCTCGCGCTCGTTACGCTCGTGCCGTTCTTTATGGCGACGCTCGGCCCGAAGCTGTTCTGGCCGGCGCGCGGCTCGCTCGAGCATAAGCCGAGCCGGCTGTGGGGCGCGGTCGGCTCCTTCGCCTTGAAGCGGCCGGTCTGGGCGCTGCTCGTGCTGGCGGCGGTGACGGTGCCGGCGCTGTCCGTATATCAAGGTTCGACGTCGTTCAACTCGCTCGATGAGATCGGCGACAAATACGAGTCGGTCAAGGCGTTCAACCTGATCGCGGAGGGCTTCGGCCCCGGGGACTCGCTGCCGACGACCGTCGTCTTGAAGGCGGACCGGCCGTTCGATACGCCGGAGGGGCTCGCGGCCGTCGAGCAGGTGTCGCGGGAGCTGGCGCAGGTGGACGGCGTGAAGCTCGTCCGCAGCGCGACGCGCCCGACGGGCGACGCGATCGAGGATTTACGAATCGCGAAGCAGGCGGAGACGCTGGGGAGCGGCATCGGAGAGGCCGGCGACGGCCTCGGACAAATCGGCTCGGGGCTGCAGGAGGCCGGCGAAGCGCTGAAGGCGAACGCGCCGAAGCTGCAGGACGCTGCCGCGGGAGCGGGGCAGCTCGTCGACGGGACGATCGAGTTGAAGACCGGCGTCATCCAGCTAGGCGACGGGCTGCAGCGCATCGAGCAGGGGCTGCGCGAGGGCTCGGTCGGCGCGGCGGAGCTGGCGCAGGGGCTGCGCGAGGCGCATGCGAGCGCCGAGCAGCTAAGCGCGGCGGCCGCGCAGCTGTCGCAGAGCTACCGGACGATCGGCGTCGGGCTCGATGCATTGGCAGGCGCGTATGAGCAGACGACGGCGAAGCAGGCGGAGCTGACGGCCGGCCTCGCGTCGGTCGGGCAAGGGCTCGACGCGCTCGCGGCGAACTATCCGGAGCTGCAGGACGATGCGGGCTTCCAGCAGGTGCGGGGCGCCGTCGCGCAGCTCGCGGACGGCTCGGCGCAGCTGAACGAAGGGCTCGCGCAGCTGAACGAGCAGCTCGAAGCCGTCGCCGGCGGCGTGAAGCAGGCGAACGCCGGCTTGGAGCAGGCGGCCGCGGGTCAGCAGGCGCTGACGCAGGGGCTCGCGCAGCTGGCGGAGGGCATCGAGCAGCTGCAAGCGGGCATCGAGCAGGCCGCGGCGGGCCAAGGCCAAATCGTCGCCAAGCTGCCGGAATTGAACGGCGGCTTCGACCGGCTGACCGAAGGACAGCGCGAGCTGCAGAGCGGATTCGCGCAGCTGTCCGCGCAGCTCGGGGAGCTGACGAACGGCTTGGATCAGAGCGTGGACGGCTTGACGCAGGTGACGGAAGGGCTCGCGTCCGCGCAGGAGTATCTCGCAGGGCTGTCGTCGGCGCCGAACGAGCAGCTGACCGGCTGGTATTTGCCGCCGGAGGCGGCGGATCGCGGCGACTTCCGCACGGCGCTCGATGCGTACATGTCGGCGGACCGGACGCTCGTCAAGTTCGACGTCGTGTTCGAGGGCAATCCGTACGCCGAGGAGACGTTGTCCAAGACGGCGCTGCTGGAGGACGCCGTCGACCGCGGGCTGCAGGGCACGGGGTTCGAAGATGCCCGATCCGCGCTGGGCGGCGTGACGAGCATGAACAGCGATTTGCGCGAGATTTCCGCCGGCGACTACAAGCGGACCGTCGCGCTCATGCTGATCGGCATCACGCTCATCTTGATCGTGCTGTTCCGCTCGCTCGTCATGCCGATGTATCTCGTCTTGTCGCTGCTGCTGACGTATTACACGTCCATGGCGTTCGCCGAGCTGCTGTTCGTGCGCATTATCGGCCTCGACGGCATCAGCTGGGCGGTGCCGTTCTTCGCCTTCGTCATGCTGATGGCGCTCGGCATCGACTACAGCATTTTCCTGATGGATCGCTTCCAAGAGTACCGGCACCTAGACCCGAAGGAAGGCATCCTGCTCGCGATGAAGCGGATGGGCGCCGTCATCATGTCGGCGGCCGTCATTCTCGGCGGCACGTTCGCCGCGATGCTGCCGTCCGGCGTCATGTCGCTCATGCAGATCGCCGTCATCGTGCTGTGCGGCCTGTTCCTGTACGCGATGGTCATGCTGCCGCTGTTCATTCCGGTCATGATACGCGTGTTCGGGCAGGCGAATTGGTGGCCGTTCATGGAGCCGCCGGGCGCCGAGGCGATCCGCGCGGCGGACGCGCACGGGAAAACCTTGCACCATTAACGACGACGTATAGAAGTACAAAAAAAGCTCTCGCCCCTACAGCCGTCAAGGCCGCTGCGGGCGAGAGCTTTTCGCTCAGGATCCGGTCGAGCGCGCCGTTATTGCAAAAACGAAGACGACGAGGTTCCCGGTTTGAAAGTGGTTTGAAGCTGGGCGATAACGTTGTCGATGTTTTGCTGCATTTGCTGCACCTGGCGCTGCTGCGCCTGGATTTGCGCTTCCAGCTGCTTTTGGGCGCCGACGAGGTCGCGGCTGATGCTGCGCAGCGCGTTGATCGTATCCATGACCTTCTGCGAGAACGAATCCGCGCCCGCGCTCAGGATCGCCTGCTGCGCTTGCTGCGCTTGCTGCTCCTGCCGCATGAAGCGCTGCTGTTGATATTGCTGATACGAAGAAGGGGTCACTTGGCCCATACCGTCTTGCATACGACGAGGCCTCCTTTCGACAAGTAGAATGCTTGGCAGAATCTGCTTCGCTTCTAGTTTGCGGCAGGAGGCCTTCGTTTATGCGGAAATTATTCCTCTTCTTTCCGCGGCGGAACGTCCACCGCCCCGGTCGGCGGCAGCGGAGGCGTGTCGTACACGTTCGGCGGCGCCGGCGGCAGCGTCGAACGATCGCCGAACGCCGGCGGCTCCGCGACGTAGCGGAACGTGCCGCGGCCGTCGAGGCTCGGCCCTTGCGCCCAGCGGCCGGTGGAGCTTTCCTCGCCCGCGGAGAAGTTGAAGAGCGTGTAGGACACTTGCTGCTTCTCGAGCTCCCGCGGGAACGTCGTCGGCGCCACGATGTCGCCGAGCTGCGCTTCGAGCTCGGCGATCGCCGCCGCCCACATGTTTTGGTGGTAAGCGTCCCGCGCGATCAGCCACGACAGCATATCCTTCACGCCGCGGTCGTCCGTCATTTCGTAGAGGCGGCACACTTGGAGCCGTCCTTGCGATTCGGCGGCCAGATTATGGCGGAAGTCCGCCAGCAAATTGCCGCTGGCGATAATATACTTCGCGTTCCACGGGTAGCCTTCGCTGTCGGACGGCTTCGAGCCGAGGCCCGACACGATCACGTGCTGCGGATTCATGCCGCCCATGACGGCGCCGAGCACCGGGTTCGCTTTCGCCGCTTGCTCTTGGACGTCCGCCGGCGTGCCGTCGAGCAGCCGGGCGATCATCGTGGCGAGCATTTCGACGTGGGCGATCTCCTCCGTGCCGACATCGAGCAGCAAATCCTTGTACTTGCCCTCGACCCGGCAGTTCCAGCCTTGGAATAAATATTGCATCATGACGGTGATTTCGCCGAATTGACCGCCGAGCACCTCTTGCAGTTTTTTGGCGTATACGGGATCCGGCCGCTCGGGCTTGGCGTGATACTGCATTTCTTTAATATGGTAAAACATCCTCGCGCACCACTCCGTTCTCTATTTTTCCCTCATTTCAGTTTAATGTACTCAGGCTGGTCGTCCGTTATGCGGCGGGACATAGCGCGGTTCGGCGATGGAAAAGCTACGGAAAACGGAAAGAGGAGGGAACCGAAGGCATGGACACGGAGTGGAGGCCGGCCGTCTGGCCGGAAATCGCGCCGCCGGCGGACGCCGCCGCGTGCGAGCGATGCGAGCTGTCGCGGCAGCGCGCCCGCGTCATCTGGGCGGAAGGCGGCGAGGAGGCGCCGATCGCCGCCGTGCTGGACAATCCCGGCGCGAGGGAGGACCGCGAAGGCACGCCGTTCGTGTGCGCGACGAGGTCGGCGCTGCAGCGGGCCGTCGCGGAGGCCGGCTTGACCGCGGAGGAGCTGTTCGTGACGTATTTGCTGAAATGCCGGCCGATCCGCGCCTACGACAAAGAAGCGGCGCGGAAGGCGTGCTTCGCCTATCTTGAAGGGCAGCTCGAAGGGCGGCGCGCGATCATGCTGCTCGGCCTCGTCGCGGCCCGGTTCGCGCTCGATAGGCCCGATGCGGAGATGGCGGAGCTGCGCGGCCGATGGCACGAGTTCCGGGGCATTCCGGCTCGGGTGACGTACCATCCGCTCGCGGTCCATCGGCGGCCGAATCTCGCGAAGGGATTTTTCGCGGATTGGCGCGAGCTAGCCGTAATGGCGCTTCCAGCCGTAGGCGGCGGTCGCCGCGAGCAGCGCGACCGCGGCGGGGAATAGCGCCTCGGGGGCGCGGGCCGCGCCGAGCAGCGGTTCGACGCGGAGCTGGAGCACCGCGGAGAACGACATGACCGCGGCGATGGCGATCTGCGTCCAAGGCGCGGACGTGATCCAACCGTACAGGCGCGGGCCGAGCAGGACGAGCGCGGTCGTCGCGGCGAGATTCCCGGCGAACGTGACGAACAGGCTCGGGGAGGCGGCGGAGACGAGCACCGACGTATCGACCGACGTGAGCGCGTCGAGCCACAGCGTCGTGCCGACGATCGCGCCGATCGTTCGCTTGGGCAGCACGCTCTCGGCGCGGAACGACATCTGCGACTCGCCGGCGAGCCGGAGCGCGAAGAAAACGATGCCGACGGCGGAGACGAGCCTGAGGCCGGGCAGGCGAAACATCGTGTCGGCGGCGAGGCAGTAGATCGGATGCGCCGACGCGAGCGTCGCGAAGACGAGAAGGCGCGCCGCACGGGGGTGCGGGTGCCGTTTGATTTGGATGGCGCTGAAGATGAGCAAGATGCTGTCGATGGACGTAATGAAAAACAAGAAAGCGACAATGAGCGTTTCCCGCATGGCGTCCTCCTCATGGTCCGGTGCCGGGTGTCTCTACTTTATGTATTCGGACAAGGAGGACGATATGATGGTTGTTTCCGCGCAAGCAAAAACCTCCCGCATGCCGCGGGAGGTTCGTCGCGTGAATATATCGCAATCGATTATTGGTAGTAGCCTTGGTTGAAATGAGAAGGCTGTTGGATCGCTTGGTTCGCGATCGAGCCCATCGTTTGGCGAACCGTCGATTCCAGCTGGCGGCACGCCTGCACCGCTTGCTGCAGCGCGTTGATCGCATGATAGTGCTCTTGCAGCATGTGCTGGATTTGCTGCGCGTTTTGCTGCTCGAGCTGCGCCATTTGCGTTTGCTCCTGCAGCATCTGTTGGATGCGCTGCGCGTTTTGCTGCTCCATTTGCGCCATGTGCGCCTGCTCATGCATCAGCTGCTGAATGCGCTGCGCGTTTTGCTGCTCGAGCTGCGCCATTTGCGTATACAGCTGGTTGTGCTGCTGCGTCTGCTGGATGACTTGCTGGCAGAGCGCCTCGATTTGCTGGAACTGCTGCGAGATTTGGTTCGTTTGCGCTTGGTGCATGGTTACCCTCCTAGAATTGTGCATGTCGGTGCTTCGCCGTCTGATGGCGGCCCGACTGGTAGTATGCTCCAGGCTGGAAAAACTATGCACGCGTTCCGGCACGAAATGTTCCCGTCAGCTGGTGAAACGGTCCGCGACCGCGCTCGCGCCGAACGATTCCGGCTTGATGCGGGCGACGTACCCGACGGAGGTGACCCATCCTTTGATTTCGGTGATGAGCGCCTTCGTCTCGCCCTGCTGCCCGATGTCGATATGAATTTCGAGCGGCCACGCCGACAGAAGGGAGTTCATGCCTTGGGCGTTGAGCAGCTCGACGAGCGACAGGCTCAGCTCGGTTTCTCGGTAGATGCGGTGACGCAAATCGTACATCGGTTTCATCCGCTGCTTGCGGAAAAAGAAACGGGCGCCTTTGCCGACCCGATGAATGACGACCGCGGTGACGAACGTAGTGGCTTGGTGCGTCGTCTGGGAGTCTGTGCCGATGACGATTTTGTGCGCCGCCTTCGGGTCCTCCTCCAAGTAAGCTGCGATGTGACGAATCATCTGGTCGACGGAAAGCAAGCCGGAGGTCGGGCTGCGGAATTGCATGCGGCATGTCTCCTTTCCGATACTTGATTCTGTTTTTTTACTCAGTATACCCGATTGTCAGAAAATTCGCTCCATTTTTGCGGCAAAAGCGTCTCCATACGTTTCAATGCGTCTCTTTGGAAGGCTTATGCGCGCAGGCGCCTGGCGATGAACGAAATTCGCGGCGGACGAAAAGCGGCAAACCCGCGTCGAAGCTTGTCAAACCGGGGCTGCTGCACTATACTCAAGTTGTCCGACAAAACGAATACCGGAAACCGGGAGCTGAATGAAGTTCGGCTGAGAGTGGAGCCTTGTGTTCCTGACCGTGCATCTGATCTGGGTAATGCCAGCGTAGAGAACCGCGACATGCGACGCGTCGACCGTCCTTGGCTTGCTTATCCACAGCAGGCGGAAGGACGGTTTTTTTGTATGGCTTCGGGACCGGATAGGGCGGAGTTAGGTTCGGATGAAAACACATAGAAAACGGGGGAGAAACGAAATGAACAAGCGTTGGACGAAATGGATCGGCATCGTGCCCGCGGCGGCGCTCGCCGTTGCGGCGCTCGCCGGCTGCGCGGCCGGAAACGAAACGAATCAAGCGGAGGGCGGGGAACAGCTCCGCAAAGTGACGGTCGTGCTCGATTGGACGCCGAATACGAACCATACGGGGCTGTACGTCGCCGATGCGAAGGGGTATTACGAAGAAGAAGGGCTCGACGTCGACATCGTGCAGCCGGGCGATGCCGGCGCGGACGCGGTCGTCGCTTCGGGCGAAGCGGAATTCGGCGTCAGCTATCAAGAAGGCGTGACGCTCGCGCGGACGCAGAACTTCCCGCTCGTATCGATCGCGGCCGTCATTCAGCACAATACGTCGGGCTTCGCGGCGCCGGCTTCGCTCGGCATCAAGTCACCGAAGGATTTCGAGGGGAAAACGTACGGCGGCTGGGGCTCGCCGGTCGAAGCGGCGATGATCGAGTCGCTGATGAACGAAGCCGGCGCCGATTTCTCCAAAGTCGAGATCGTCAGCATCGGCAACAACGATTTCTTCACCGCGCAGCACAACGGCATCGATTTCCAATGGATTTATTACGGCTGGACCGGGGTCGAATCGGAGCTTCGCGGCGAACCGATCGACGTCGTCTGGTTGACGGACTATTCCGATAAGCTGGATTACTACACGCCTGTGCTCGTAACGAACGAAACGCTGCTGAAAGACGACCCGGAGCTCGCGAAGAAGTTCCTGCGGGCGACGTCGAAAGGATATACGTTCGCCGCCGAGCAGCCGGAGGAAGCCGCGAACGTCTTGGTCGAAGCGGTGCCGGAGCTGAACAAGGACCTTGTCGTCGCGAGTCAGAAATGGCTGAGCCCGAAATATATCGACGACGCGTCCCGCTGGGGCGAGCAGAAGCAAGAGGTTTGGGAAAATTACGCGGCGTGGATGTCGGAGCACGGCTTGCTCGAAGGCGAGTTCGATGCGGCGAAGGCGTTCGCGAACGAGTATTTGCCGGAATAAAAAGGGGGCGAAGCGAATGGCCGACGCGCTCGTCAGCATTCAAATTTTGCCGCGGACGCCGAACGGGGAAAGCGTCATCCCGTACGTCGATCGCGCGATCGAGATCATTCAGGCGTCCGGCGTCCGTTACGTCGTCGGTCCGCTCGAGACGACGATGGAGGGCGATTTCTCGGAGCTGCTCGAGATCGTGAAAGCGATGAACGACGAAATGATCCGCCTCGGGGCGCCGAGCGTCCTGTCGCAGGTGAAAATCTCGTACAACCCGACGGACGGGGCGTCGATCGACCGTCTGATCGCGAAGTACCGAACATGAACGCGCTTCGCGCCGTTTGGCCGCCCGCCGCGGCGGTCGCCGCGTTCCTGCTCGCCTGGGAGGGCGCGGCTCGCGCGGAATGGTTCCCGCCTTTCTTGTTTCCGGGGCCCGGCGCGGTCGCTCGGGCGTTCGCCGAGGACGCCGCGCTCGTCGCTTCCCATGCCGCTTCGTCGTTCGGCATCGCCGTCGCGGGCCTCGCCTGCGGCTTCGCGTTCGGCTTAGGCGTCGCCTGCGCGCTGCACTTGGCGCGGCCGCTGCGCTCCGCGTTCGCGCCGCTGCTCATCCTGTCGCAGAACGTGCCGACGATCGTGCTCGCGCCGCTGCTCGTCGTCTGGTTCGGCTTCGGGTGGATGCCGAAGCTCGTGCTGCTGACGCTGGTCTGCTTCTTCCCGATTGCGGTGTCTACGTTGGACGGGCTTGCCCGGGCCGATCGGAACATGGTAGGGTATATGCGGATGGCCGGGGCGACGCGCTGGCAGACGTTCGCGAAGCTGGAGCTTCCGGGGGCGCTGCCTCCGTTGTTTTCGGGCCTTAAGGTGTCGGCCGCTTACAGCGTGCTCGGCGCGGTCATCGCCGAATGGGCGGGCGCGAGCCGCGGGCTCGGCGTCTATTTGAACTTGATGAAATCGGGATACCGAGTGGACCGCATGTTCGTGGCGATCGCCGTCATCGCGGCGTTGAGCTTGTTGTTGTACTCGCTTGTCGCCGGATGCGAGCGGCGCTGGATTCGTTGGCATCGCGACCGCGAGTAAGAGGAGGATATCATGAATTACCATACCGAGGCCGATTCGGCGCCCGTCAAGCTAGAGCTGCGCTCGATCGGGAAAACGTACGACATCGGCGGGCAAACGGCCGAGGTGCTTTCCGGGATCGACCTGACGGTGCGCGATAAACAGTTCGTCTCCGTCGTCGGTCCTTCGGGAAGCGGGAAAAGCACGCTGTTTTACATCATCGGCGGGTTGACGCCCCCGACGACGGGCACGGTCTGGCTCGACGGCCGGGACGTAACCGGCCGGCGGGGCCTTATCAGCTACATGCCGCAGCACGACAGCATGTTTCCGTGGCGGACGGTGCTCGATAACGTCATCCTGTCGCAGGAAATCGCCGGCGTGCCGAAAGCCGAAGCGCGAAGGACGGCCGCGGAATGGCTGCATCGCGTCGGCTTGGGCGGCTACGAAGGGGCGCTGCCTCATCAGCTGTCGGGCGGCATGCGGCAGCGGGCGTCGTTCCTGCGCGCGCTGTTAAGCCCGAGGGAGCTCATGTGCTTGGACGAGCCGTTCGGCGCGCTGGACGCGCTGACCCGGCTCGACATGCAGCAGTGGCTGCTTCGCATGTGGGAGGAGACGCGCCGCTCCGTGCTGTTCGTGACGCACAGCATCGAGGAGGCGCTGCTGCTGTCGGATCGCGTCTACGTGCTCGCCGGCCGGCCCGCCGTCGTGGCGGACGTCGTCGACGTGCCGTTCGGGCGGCCGCGGGACGAGACGGTGACGTCCGAGCGGGCGTTCCTCGACTTGAAGAAACGGATTTACGAAACGCTTCGGGGAGGGCGGCTGCACGTATGAGCGCGCCCTATTGCTGGGATACGCATATTCACCTGGAACAGTACGGGGAGCGGGCGGACGCGCTCGTGCGCGAAAGTGCCGCGGCCGGCGTCGAGGCGATAGTCGCCGTCTCGATGGACCTCGCCTCGTGCGAGCGCACCGCCGCCTTGGCCGCCGCGCACCCGGGCGTCGTCCGGCCGGCGTACGGCTTCCATCCGGAGCAGCCGCTGCCGGATGATGCCGCCCTGGACCGTCTGTTCGACTGGATGGAGCGGCTCGCGGCCCGCGGCGAACGGTTCGCCGTCGGCGAGGTCGGGCTGCCGTATTACACCCGCACGGAGGCGGAGCACTCAGGCTCGGCGTTCGACGAAGGGCCGTATGTCAGGTTGCTCGAACGGTTCGTCGCGTTCGCCGCGCGGCGGAACCTCGCGATCGCGCTGCACGCGGTGTACGAGGATGCGCATAAGGCGCTGGACGTGCTGGAGAAGCACGGCGCGCGGCGGGCGCATTTCCATTGGTTCAAGGGCGACGCGGAGGCGGTGCGCCGCATCGTGCGGCTCGGGGCGATGGTATCGTTCACGCCCGACTGCTTGTACGACGACGAGACGCGGTCGCTGCTTCGGGCGTTCCCGCTGTCCGCGATGCTGACGGAGACGGACGGGCCTTGGCCGTTCGAGGGGCCTTACGAGGGCCGCGCCACGCATCCGGCGATGACGCGCGACGTCGTCGCCGCCATCGCCGAGGCGCACGGGATCGCGCCCGAGGAGGCCGCCGCGGCGCTTCGCCGCAACGCCGAGCGTCTGTACGGCGATTCATGAAGCAGGGCTTCCCGCGCCGCTTGGCGGCGCAGGAAGCCCTTTGGTTTTTGCGCGAGCCGGCCGGGCTGGCGGCGGTTTCTCCGGCGCCCGCGGCCGGGAATAGTCGGATTATCTCCGACTAAATCGTCCCAACCAGCGCCCGCGGCGGGAATAGTCGGAGTATCTCCGACTAAATCGCCTCAACCGGCGCCCGCGTCCGGAATAGTCGGAGTTTTTCCGACTAAATCGCCTCAACCGGCGCCCGCGTCCGGAATAGTCGGAGTTTCTCCGACTAAATCGCCTCAACCGGCACCCGCGTCCGGAATAGTCGGAGTTTCTCCGACTAAATCGCCCCAACCGCCGCCCGCGTCCGGAATAGTCGGAGTATCTCCGACTAAATCGCTCCAACCGGCGCCCGCGGCCGGAATAGTCGGAGTCTCTCCGACTAAATCGCCTCAACCGGCGCCCGCGTCCGGAATAGTCGGAGTTTCTCCGACTAAATCGCCCGAACCGCCGCCCGCGTCCGGAATAGTCGGAGTTTCTCCGACTAAATCGCCCGAACCGCCGCCCGCGACCGCAATAGTCGGAGTTTCTCCGACGAAATCGCCCCAACCGGCGCCTGCGGCCGGAATAGTCGGAGTTTCTCCGACTAAATCGCCCGAACCACCGCCCGCGGCCGCCCGTCGAAGTTTCGCTTATTCGTATCGATTATGGGATCGCCCGTAAGAGAACAACGAATGAAACCGGCTGCGCACGCCGTCGATGAACCGGGTCAGCCGGGCCTGCGCCTGCAGCCAATCCTCGGACCATTCCCGAACGGCCTCCTCTCGCGAGGATTGCCACTGCTCCATGGCGCGCCGGCGATATTCGGAATCGAAATCCATAGGCAAGCCCTCCCGTTATAAGAAGTCAGAAAATTCTGTCTTAACTAAAATGATAGCGCTTTCTCCACTATATGTCAATGCGCCGCCGTTGGTGCTTGTCCGTTCCCGACAGAAGCGAGCGAGACGGGCGTCGCAAAGCAAATGTAACCATCTCTCGACCGCGGGCAGGGATATCCCTTCCTCTCG encodes the following:
- a CDS encoding TatD family hydrolase produces the protein MSAPYCWDTHIHLEQYGERADALVRESAAAGVEAIVAVSMDLASCERTAALAAAHPGVVRPAYGFHPEQPLPDDAALDRLFDWMERLAARGERFAVGEVGLPYYTRTEAEHSGSAFDEGPYVRLLERFVAFAARRNLAIALHAVYEDAHKALDVLEKHGARRAHFHWFKGDAEAVRRIVRLGAMVSFTPDCLYDDETRSLLRAFPLSAMLTETDGPWPFEGPYEGRATHPAMTRDVVAAIAEAHGIAPEEAAAALRRNAERLYGDS